The following coding sequences lie in one Epinephelus moara isolate mb chromosome 17, YSFRI_EMoa_1.0, whole genome shotgun sequence genomic window:
- the arrb2b gene encoding arrestin, beta 2b — protein MGDKTGTRVFKKSSPNCKLTVYLGKRDFVDHLDHVDPVDGVLLVDPEYLKDRKVFVTLTCAFRYGREDLDVLGLSFRKDLYINTIQAFPPLQEKKMPLSRLQERLLKKLGQHAYSFHFTIPQNLPCSVTLQPGPEDTGKACGVDYELRAFCAKTAEEKIHQRNSVQLVIRKVQYAPEKPGPQPMVETSRSFLMSDRALHLEVSLDKELYYHGEPINVNVHVSNNSTKSIKRVKISVRQYADICLFSMAQYKCAVAQVEADHQVSPSSTSCQVYTLTPMLGANREKRGLALDGQLKHEDTNLASSTIVKEGTNKEMMGILVSYRVKVKLVVARGGDVAVELPFVLMHPKPHQPSPQPQPVVPEADATVDNLIELETNSSSQADDLVFEDFARLGLTGMKDDKDDSNPFC, from the exons ATGGGGGACAAAACGGGGACCAG GGTCTTCAAGAAGTCCAGCCCTAACTGCAAG CTCACAGTTTATCTAGGGAAGCGAGACTTTGTTGATCACTTAGACCACGTAGATCCAGTGG ATGGAGTGCTCCTTGTAGATCCGGAGTACCTGAAAGATCGAAAAG TGTTTGTGACTCTGACCTGTGCGTTTCGTTATGGTCGAGAGGATCTGGACGTCTTGGGCCTTTCCTTCCGGAAGGACCTGTACATCAACACCATCCAGGCCTTCCCTCCTCTGCAGGAGAAGAAGATGCCTCTGAGCCGCCTGCAGGAGAGGCTGCTGAAGAAGCTGGGTCAGCATGCCTACTCCTTCCATTTTACT ATCCCCCAGAACCTGCCCTGCTCAGTAACCCTCCAGCCGGGTCCAGAGGACACCGGGAAGGCGTGTGGTGTGGACTATGAGCTTCGAGCATTCTGTGCCAAGACTGCGGAGGAAAAAATCCACCAAAG GAACTCTGTGCAACTGGTGATCCGGAAGGTTCAGTACGCTCCAGAAAAGCCAGGTCCACAGCCCATGGTGGAGACCAGTCGCAGCTTCCTGATGTCTGATAGAGCTCTACACCTTGAGGTCTCACTGGATAAGGAg CTGTATTACCATGGTGAGCCCATCAATGTCAATGTCCACGTCAGCAACAATTCCACCAAGAGTATCAAGAGGGTGAAGATATCTG TTCGTCAGTATGCTGATATCTGTCTGTTCTCCATGGCTCAGTACAAGTGTGCAGTTGCCCAGGTTGAAGCAGA TCACCAGGTTTCTCCCAGCTCCACCTCCTGCCAGGTCTACACTCTGACCCCAATGCTGGGTGCCAACAGGGAAAAGAGAGGCCTGGCCCTGGATGGACAGCTAAAGCATGAAGACACCAACCTGGCCTCCAGCAccat AGTGAAAGAAGGGACCAACAAAGAGATGATGGGGATCCTGGTTTCCTACAGAGTCAAAGTCAAACTGGTGGTGGCTCGTGGAGG ggatgTGGCAGTGGAACTTCCTTTTGTCCTGATGCATCCcaaaccacaccagcccagccCCCAACCACAGCCAG TTGTTCCAGAGGCTGACGCTACTGTGGATAACCTCATAGAGCTTGAGAcaaa TTCTTCCTCCCAGGCTGATGACCTAGTGTTTGAAGACTTTGCTCGCCTGGGGCTAACAGGGATGAAGGATGACAAGGATGACAGCAACCCCTTCTGTTAG